From the genome of Nakamurella flavida, one region includes:
- a CDS encoding tartrate dehydrogenase, with the protein MRIAVIPGDGIGQEVVPAAIACIDAALARHDSRVDWVHHDWGSDLYQRTGGMMPADGIEVLSRHDAIFLGAVGMPGIPDTETLWGLLIPIRREFRQYVNLRPVRALAGVPSPVAGGDGIDIVLVRENNEGEYSEVGGRTYRGRAEEEAIQVNVFTRHGIERVARYAVAQARRRRGLLTSATKSNGIIHSMPFWDEVVAEVAAGTPEVRLESILIDALAARLVLDPGRFDVIVASNLFGDILSDLAGAIAGSIGVAPSANLNPEREYPSLFEPVHGSAPDIAGRGIANPVGAIWSGAMMLEHLGHVEAADDLTAAFRRVTADGVRTADLGGTATTSEVSAAVVAQLTA; encoded by the coding sequence ATGCGCATCGCTGTCATCCCAGGTGACGGTATCGGCCAGGAGGTCGTCCCGGCGGCGATCGCCTGTATCGACGCGGCCCTCGCGCGGCACGACAGCCGGGTGGACTGGGTCCACCACGACTGGGGGTCCGACCTGTACCAGCGGACCGGTGGCATGATGCCCGCCGACGGCATCGAGGTGCTGTCCCGACACGACGCCATCTTCCTGGGCGCGGTGGGGATGCCGGGGATCCCGGACACCGAGACGCTGTGGGGTCTGTTGATCCCGATCCGGCGCGAATTCCGCCAGTACGTCAATTTGCGTCCGGTGCGGGCACTGGCGGGGGTGCCCAGTCCGGTCGCCGGGGGTGACGGGATCGACATCGTGCTGGTCCGGGAGAACAACGAGGGCGAGTACTCCGAGGTCGGTGGCCGGACCTATCGCGGCCGGGCCGAGGAGGAGGCCATCCAGGTCAACGTCTTCACCCGGCACGGGATCGAACGGGTGGCCAGGTACGCGGTGGCGCAGGCCCGGCGGCGGCGCGGTCTGCTCACCTCGGCCACGAAGTCGAACGGGATCATCCACTCGATGCCGTTCTGGGACGAGGTCGTCGCCGAGGTGGCGGCAGGTACCCCCGAGGTCCGGCTCGAGAGCATCCTCATCGACGCCCTGGCGGCCCGACTGGTCCTCGACCCGGGTCGCTTCGACGTGATCGTGGCGTCCAACCTGTTCGGCGACATCCTGTCCGACCTCGCCGGTGCGATCGCCGGCTCCATCGGGGTGGCCCCGAGCGCCAACCTCAATCCGGAGCGGGAGTACCCGTCGCTCTTCGAGCCCGTCCACGGCTCGGCGCCCGACATCGCCGGGCGCGGCATCGCCAACCCCGTCGGTGCCATCTGGTCGGGAGCCATGATGTTGGAGCACCTCGGTCACGTCGAAGCGGCCGATGACCTGACCGCCGCGTTCCGGCGCGTCACCGCCGACGGCGTCCGGACCGCCGATCTGGGCGGCACCGCGACCACGAGCGAGGTGTCGGCGGCCGTCGTCGCTCAGTTGACTGCGTGA
- a CDS encoding GntR family transcriptional regulator has product MTEASPQSVLLEKLAAAPPTRTGGTALYWQCSELLKRLIEESHYPAAVPLPPENELARALGVSRPTLRQAMARLATDGVVHSQRGVGAFALRSGLVRPVGLSSLYRDLVDAGRVPRTTVLVLEETVAEPAVAAELHIAPGTRLLHLERVRYADDIPVVLTRSLLALPPGITLTREQLETDSLYNLLHRVAAIELVGGSQTVSARHATPAEARLLELPSDSAVMVAHRVAFDSRGNGVEYVHIIYPEGTALSSDLRGTSTRPADPGTLR; this is encoded by the coding sequence ATGACCGAGGCGAGTCCACAGTCCGTCCTGCTGGAGAAGCTGGCGGCCGCTCCGCCGACGCGGACCGGGGGCACCGCGCTGTACTGGCAGTGCAGCGAGCTGCTCAAGCGGCTCATCGAGGAGAGCCACTACCCCGCCGCCGTTCCGCTCCCGCCGGAGAACGAACTGGCCCGGGCGCTCGGCGTCAGTCGTCCGACCCTGCGCCAGGCGATGGCTCGGCTGGCCACCGACGGGGTCGTCCACTCCCAGCGCGGTGTCGGCGCCTTCGCCCTGCGCAGTGGCCTCGTCCGCCCGGTCGGACTCAGCAGCCTCTACCGCGACCTCGTCGACGCCGGCCGGGTCCCGCGGACCACCGTGCTCGTCCTCGAGGAGACGGTGGCCGAACCCGCGGTCGCCGCCGAGCTGCACATCGCACCGGGGACGCGCCTGCTGCACCTGGAACGGGTGCGGTACGCCGACGACATCCCGGTCGTGCTCACCCGTTCGCTCTTGGCCCTCCCCCCGGGCATCACCCTCACCCGGGAGCAGCTGGAGACGGACAGTCTGTACAACCTGCTGCACCGGGTCGCCGCCATCGAGCTGGTGGGCGGATCCCAGACGGTCAGTGCCCGGCACGCGACCCCGGCCGAGGCCAGGTTGCTGGAGCTGCCGTCGGACTCGGCGGTGATGGTGGCCCACCGGGTGGCGTTCGACAGTCGCGGGAACGGTGTCGAGTACGTCCACATCATCTATCCCGAGGGCACCGCACTCAGCTCCGACCTGCGGGGCACGTCCACCCGGCCCGCCGACCCCGGGACGCTGCGATGA
- a CDS encoding carbohydrate kinase family protein produces MTRVLCLGSLLLDTIAVVHRLPGEDERVEAEHIVLAGGGNASTAAVAMARLGVDVDFAGVVGDDRIGRMVLDGLAAEGVGTDHVEVRRGVETGASVVVVNTDSATRTILTRPATTPTAVPGGFDWIHVDKVGYRALREIPDRHPTGARISLDDGNPVPDLDLGMIDLYVPTAAVLLERFGGSDPLTAARRARDAGARTVVATDGARGSFALDGDAAAYAPALPVVPLSSLGAGDVFHGALLAAVVLGRDLPEAIRFANVTAALSCRAVDGRSGIPDRREVDERLRDLPVPSGPAPDLIRDLLTRTG; encoded by the coding sequence ATGACCCGGGTGCTGTGCCTGGGCAGCCTCCTGCTCGACACGATCGCCGTCGTGCACCGACTGCCGGGTGAGGACGAGCGCGTGGAGGCCGAGCACATCGTGCTGGCCGGGGGCGGAAACGCCTCCACCGCGGCGGTGGCCATGGCCCGGCTCGGGGTGGACGTCGATTTCGCCGGCGTGGTCGGCGACGACCGGATCGGGCGGATGGTGCTCGACGGGCTGGCCGCCGAAGGTGTCGGAACCGATCACGTCGAGGTCCGCCGCGGCGTCGAGACGGGCGCCTCGGTGGTCGTGGTCAACACCGACAGCGCCACGCGCACGATCCTCACCCGGCCGGCGACCACACCCACCGCCGTCCCGGGCGGCTTCGACTGGATCCACGTCGACAAGGTCGGATACCGGGCCCTGCGCGAAATCCCCGACCGACACCCGACCGGAGCACGGATCTCGCTCGACGACGGCAACCCGGTTCCCGACCTGGATCTCGGGATGATCGACCTGTACGTCCCCACCGCCGCGGTGCTGCTCGAACGGTTCGGGGGGTCCGATCCGTTGACCGCCGCCCGTCGGGCCCGCGACGCCGGTGCCCGGACCGTGGTCGCGACCGACGGCGCCCGCGGATCCTTCGCGCTCGACGGGGACGCCGCCGCCTACGCGCCGGCGCTGCCCGTGGTCCCGCTCAGCAGCCTGGGCGCCGGCGACGTCTTCCACGGGGCCCTGCTCGCCGCCGTCGTCCTGGGCCGAGATCTCCCCGAGGCCATCCGTTTCGCCAACGTCACCGCCGCCCTCTCCTGTCGCGCCGTGGACGGGCGATCCGGGATACCCGACCGACGCGAGGTCGACGAGCGCCTGCGCGACCTGCCCGTCCCCTCCGGCCCTGCGCCGGACCTGATCCGAGACCTGCTCACCCGAACCGGCTGA
- a CDS encoding NADP-dependent succinic semialdehyde dehydrogenase, with protein sequence MPIATTNPTTGIVERTFDAIDEAEVERRIAAAAAAVAPLTASTFAERAGWMRAAADLIEADGDELARLITVEIGRPIAQSRAEVGKCARGMRFYAEHAESFLAPEWLSDPSSVGASAAGTRYEPIGVVLAVMPWNYPFWQALRFAAPALMAGNVGLLKHASNVPQAALYLDTLFERAGFPAGSFASLLIPASGVERVMRDPRIAAATLTGSEPAGRSLAAIAGSEIKHVVLELGGSDPFVVMPSADVAAAAAVAVRARTQNSGQSCIAAKRFIVHADVHDEFLAAFSERMAALSVGDPLDEATDVGPLATESGRDELADLVDDARQQGADIAVGGTRPDRPGWFYPPTVISGVTPAMRLYAEEAFGPVATVFRVADAAEAVAVANATTFGLSSAVWTNDSAEEDHFVRALAAGGVFVNGMTASYPELPFGGVKASGVGRELSAAGIREFCNLKTVWKS encoded by the coding sequence GTGCCCATCGCCACCACCAACCCGACCACCGGAATCGTCGAGCGCACGTTCGACGCGATCGACGAGGCGGAGGTCGAACGCCGCATCGCCGCCGCGGCGGCGGCCGTCGCTCCCCTGACCGCCAGTACGTTCGCCGAACGGGCCGGCTGGATGCGCGCGGCCGCCGATCTGATCGAGGCCGACGGCGACGAGCTCGCCCGGCTGATCACCGTGGAGATCGGTCGACCGATCGCGCAGTCGCGGGCCGAAGTGGGCAAGTGTGCTCGCGGCATGCGGTTCTACGCCGAGCACGCCGAGTCCTTCCTGGCCCCGGAATGGCTGTCCGACCCGTCGTCGGTGGGCGCGTCGGCGGCGGGCACCCGGTACGAACCCATCGGCGTCGTGCTCGCGGTCATGCCGTGGAACTACCCGTTCTGGCAGGCCCTCCGGTTCGCTGCGCCCGCGCTGATGGCCGGCAACGTGGGCCTGCTCAAGCACGCGTCGAACGTTCCGCAGGCTGCCCTCTACCTCGACACCCTCTTCGAGCGCGCCGGGTTCCCCGCGGGGTCGTTCGCCTCGCTGCTCATCCCCGCTTCCGGGGTGGAACGGGTGATGCGTGACCCGCGGATCGCGGCCGCGACGCTGACCGGCTCCGAGCCCGCGGGACGCTCCCTCGCCGCCATCGCCGGTTCCGAGATCAAGCACGTCGTCCTGGAGCTCGGTGGATCCGACCCGTTCGTCGTCATGCCGAGCGCCGACGTGGCGGCCGCCGCGGCGGTCGCGGTCAGGGCCCGTACGCAGAACAGCGGGCAGTCGTGCATCGCGGCCAAACGCTTCATCGTGCACGCGGACGTCCACGACGAGTTCCTCGCCGCCTTCTCCGAGCGGATGGCCGCCCTCTCGGTCGGTGACCCGCTCGACGAGGCGACCGACGTCGGTCCGTTGGCCACCGAGTCCGGGCGCGACGAGCTGGCCGACCTGGTCGACGACGCCCGGCAGCAGGGGGCGGACATCGCGGTGGGCGGCACTCGTCCCGACCGGCCCGGCTGGTTCTACCCGCCGACGGTGATCTCCGGCGTCACCCCGGCCATGCGCCTGTACGCCGAGGAGGCCTTCGGGCCGGTGGCGACGGTCTTCCGGGTCGCCGACGCGGCCGAGGCGGTCGCCGTCGCCAACGCCACGACCTTCGGGCTGAGCTCCGCGGTCTGGACGAACGACTCCGCCGAGGAGGACCACTTCGTCCGGGCGCTGGCCGCCGGTGGCGTGTTCGTGAACGGGATGACCGCGTCCTACCCCGAGCTGCCCTTCGGCGGTGTCAAGGCCTCCGGTGTCGGGCGGGAACTCTCCGCGGCCGGGATCCGGGAGTTCTGCAATCTCAAGACCGTCTGGAAGAGCTGA
- a CDS encoding sugar phosphate isomerase/epimerase family protein has protein sequence MTDGVPDLAVNPGVWMTGWQPDRAPALVRRIAAIGYRRVVVVLRDPHTFDPAGVRDLVESAGLRAMTNTNQVAGQDISSVDAVARESGIARIRRAIELSAELGSDRLTGVLYGVLGRAGGPAPRAVVDRTARILGELAEEAAESGVTLLVEVVNRYETALLNTARQAMAFVEASGSARLGVHLDVFHMNIEEDDMVAAVTETLPRLGYLELEQNHRGELRRGHIPLTDLLAGVLDAGYRGRFGLEAFTVSALAPDHATGLAVWRDVLDRDTRIAEDAYALLAEACAAAGRA, from the coding sequence GTGACCGACGGGGTGCCCGACCTGGCCGTCAATCCGGGGGTGTGGATGACCGGTTGGCAACCCGACCGCGCACCGGCCCTGGTGCGGCGCATCGCGGCCATCGGCTACCGGCGCGTGGTGGTCGTGCTGCGCGATCCCCACACCTTCGATCCCGCGGGCGTCCGCGACCTGGTCGAGTCGGCCGGGCTGCGGGCGATGACGAACACCAACCAGGTCGCCGGTCAGGACATCTCGAGCGTGGACGCAGTGGCCCGGGAGAGCGGGATCGCCCGGATCCGGCGCGCGATCGAGCTGTCCGCCGAGCTGGGATCCGACCGCCTGACGGGCGTGCTGTACGGCGTGCTCGGCAGGGCCGGCGGCCCCGCCCCCCGCGCGGTGGTCGACCGCACGGCCCGGATCCTCGGTGAGCTGGCCGAGGAAGCGGCGGAATCCGGCGTCACCCTGCTCGTCGAGGTGGTCAACCGGTACGAGACGGCTTTGCTCAACACGGCGCGTCAGGCCATGGCCTTCGTGGAGGCCTCGGGTTCGGCACGTCTGGGAGTGCACCTCGACGTCTTCCACATGAACATCGAGGAGGACGACATGGTCGCGGCCGTCACCGAGACCCTCCCCCGGCTGGGGTATCTCGAGCTGGAGCAGAACCATCGCGGGGAGCTGCGTCGCGGGCACATCCCGCTGACCGATCTGCTCGCCGGCGTGCTGGACGCCGGTTACCGCGGTCGATTCGGGCTGGAGGCGTTCACCGTCTCGGCGCTCGCGCCGGACCATGCGACGGGCCTGGCCGTGTGGCGTGACGTGCTGGATCGCGACACCCGGATCGCGGAGGACGCCTACGCCCTGCTGGCCGAGGCGTGTGCCGCGGCCGGCAGGGCGTGA
- a CDS encoding NAD-dependent epimerase/dehydratase family protein gives MADRKRVLVLGATGTVGGAAARRFLADEEFEVVAVSRRTPGYAPHERLRHVAVDLTDAAAVAEAVGSVGPITQVVYAALFEQPSLVSGWTDPAQRATNDLMFRNVLAGLRDSPVEHLSLLQGTKAYGFHVGRMRVPAKESQPRVEHPNFYWLQEDALTAAAAERGLGYTIWRPQAIFGDQIGVAMNMVPVIGAYAAIRAELGQPFSYPGGHLYPVEAVDARLLANAMHWAARAPAARDQTFNITNGDVFAWPDIWPAFAEMLGVPVGPDERLGLATWLPEHADVWDRVVRRHDLMPTTLDQVLGYSHEFADEMLAYTPDGSVHRARSAPLFMSTVKLRKAGFTEVVDTEEMFADLFGMLRARRVLP, from the coding sequence GTGGCTGATCGGAAGCGGGTGCTCGTCCTGGGGGCGACCGGAACGGTGGGCGGCGCGGCGGCCCGCCGGTTCCTGGCCGACGAGGAGTTCGAGGTCGTCGCGGTGTCCCGTCGCACCCCCGGGTACGCGCCGCACGAACGACTGCGCCATGTGGCCGTCGACCTGACGGACGCCGCGGCAGTGGCGGAGGCGGTCGGCTCCGTCGGCCCGATCACCCAGGTCGTGTATGCGGCCCTCTTCGAGCAGCCGTCCCTGGTCAGCGGTTGGACCGATCCGGCGCAGCGCGCCACGAACGACCTGATGTTCCGGAACGTCCTCGCCGGGCTGCGCGATTCACCGGTCGAGCACCTCTCGTTGCTCCAGGGCACGAAGGCGTACGGCTTCCACGTCGGTCGGATGCGGGTGCCGGCCAAGGAGTCCCAGCCGCGGGTCGAACACCCCAACTTCTACTGGCTCCAGGAGGACGCGCTCACCGCGGCGGCCGCCGAGCGCGGTCTCGGCTACACGATCTGGCGGCCGCAGGCCATCTTCGGCGACCAGATCGGCGTCGCGATGAACATGGTGCCGGTGATCGGCGCCTACGCGGCCATCCGGGCCGAGCTCGGGCAGCCCTTCTCCTACCCCGGCGGGCACCTGTATCCCGTCGAGGCCGTCGACGCCCGGCTGTTGGCGAACGCCATGCACTGGGCGGCCCGGGCCCCCGCGGCCCGTGACCAGACCTTCAACATCACCAACGGAGACGTGTTCGCCTGGCCGGACATCTGGCCCGCCTTCGCCGAGATGCTCGGCGTGCCGGTCGGACCCGACGAACGGCTGGGTCTGGCTACCTGGCTGCCCGAGCACGCCGACGTCTGGGACCGGGTGGTGCGCCGCCACGACCTGATGCCCACCACCCTGGATCAGGTGCTCGGTTACTCGCACGAGTTCGCCGACGAGATGCTCGCGTACACCCCGGACGGTTCGGTCCACCGGGCCCGGTCGGCTCCGTTGTTCATGAGCACGGTCAAGTTGCGGAAGGCCGGCTTCACCGAGGTGGTGGACACCGAGGAGATGTTCGCCGATCTGTTCGGGATGCTGCGCGCACGGCGGGTTCTGCCGTGA
- the iolC gene encoding 5-dehydro-2-deoxygluconokinase, with translation MRPDVVVAGRICIDLYPIRSGLALEDVPSFSKSIGGSATNVAVAATRQGLDTLLLTRTGDDPFGRYAVQELARFGVRTGTIRPVPGMQSVLTFCEMFPPDDFPLYIYRNPTAPDMYLDLDDVPLAEVAASRVFWATATGLSREPSRAAHFAAWRARGRAAHTVLDLDHRPTFWDSAEDAAAAVGPALDLVTIAIGNADECEIAVGERDPDRAADALLERGIELAIVKRGPKGVLAKTADERIEVPPIPVEVVNGLGAGDAFGGALCRGLLEGWPLARTMRFANAAGAIVATRFECSTAMPTGDEVDAFLARRSMDETGGSGG, from the coding sequence GTGCGGCCCGACGTCGTCGTCGCCGGCCGCATCTGCATCGACCTGTACCCGATCCGCTCCGGTCTCGCCCTGGAGGATGTGCCGTCGTTCAGCAAGTCGATCGGGGGGAGCGCGACGAACGTCGCCGTCGCGGCCACCCGCCAGGGCCTGGACACCCTGTTGTTGACCCGTACCGGTGACGACCCGTTCGGTCGCTACGCCGTCCAGGAACTCGCCCGGTTCGGGGTGCGCACCGGCACCATCCGCCCGGTGCCGGGTATGCAGTCCGTCCTGACGTTCTGCGAGATGTTCCCTCCGGACGACTTCCCGCTGTACATCTACCGGAACCCCACCGCGCCGGACATGTACCTCGACCTCGACGACGTCCCGCTCGCCGAGGTCGCCGCGTCCCGGGTCTTCTGGGCCACCGCGACCGGGCTGTCCCGGGAACCCAGCCGTGCCGCGCACTTCGCGGCGTGGCGGGCCCGGGGTCGAGCGGCGCACACCGTGCTGGACCTCGACCACCGGCCGACCTTCTGGGACAGCGCAGAGGACGCGGCCGCGGCCGTCGGGCCTGCTCTCGACCTGGTGACCATCGCGATCGGCAACGCGGACGAGTGCGAGATCGCGGTCGGTGAGAGGGATCCCGACCGCGCGGCGGACGCCCTGCTGGAGCGGGGGATCGAGCTGGCCATCGTCAAGCGGGGTCCGAAGGGCGTGCTGGCCAAGACGGCCGACGAACGCATCGAGGTGCCGCCCATCCCCGTCGAGGTGGTCAACGGTCTCGGCGCCGGTGATGCGTTCGGAGGAGCGCTGTGCCGCGGCCTGCTCGAGGGTTGGCCGCTCGCGCGGACGATGCGCTTCGCCAACGCAGCGGGGGCCATCGTCGCCACCCGGTTCGAGTGCTCGACGGCCATGCCGACGGGGGACGAGGTCGACGCGTTCCTGGCCCGCCGGTCGATGGACGAGACGGGTGGCAGCGGTGGCTGA
- a CDS encoding alcohol dehydrogenase catalytic domain-containing protein: MRAARYLGDRRVTVQDVPIPSVGPTDVLLAPEFVGVCGTDAHIVDGEYRSAPPVTLGHEIGGRVVEIGSAVRTVRVGDLVSVEPHYYCGVCVHCQSGRVNMCPDRRAPGVHLDGGMAEFLAVDETIAYPVPGTQDARRAALTEPLACAVHGMDRLAPASGSALVVFGVGPVGALLLMLARRAGVGPVVAVEGRSGRRDLAQRVGADIVLDPTEDGLVDRLLEASGGIGFPSAIDAVGSAAVLETAIPALSRGGRLLVFGVAHPDARASISPHDIYARELTILGTALNPFTHRRAANLVHQLPLDELTVGDFPLERFDEALAAQRAGTYDKVFITPQVAR; encoded by the coding sequence ATGCGAGCAGCGCGCTACCTGGGTGACCGCCGCGTCACCGTGCAGGACGTCCCCATCCCTTCCGTCGGCCCCACGGACGTCCTGCTGGCGCCGGAGTTCGTGGGCGTGTGCGGCACCGACGCCCACATCGTGGACGGGGAGTACCGCAGCGCCCCCCCGGTGACCCTCGGGCACGAGATCGGCGGCCGGGTCGTCGAGATCGGTTCGGCCGTCCGCACCGTGCGGGTGGGCGATCTGGTCAGCGTCGAACCGCACTACTACTGCGGGGTCTGCGTGCACTGCCAGTCCGGGCGGGTGAACATGTGCCCGGACCGGCGGGCCCCCGGTGTGCACCTGGACGGCGGGATGGCCGAGTTCCTCGCCGTCGACGAGACCATCGCCTACCCCGTACCGGGGACCCAGGACGCCCGCCGCGCGGCTCTCACCGAGCCCCTCGCCTGCGCCGTCCACGGGATGGACCGGCTGGCGCCCGCCTCCGGGTCCGCCCTGGTGGTCTTCGGGGTCGGCCCGGTGGGCGCGCTGCTGCTCATGCTCGCCCGACGCGCCGGCGTGGGTCCGGTCGTCGCCGTCGAGGGCCGTTCCGGTCGACGGGATCTCGCCCAGCGGGTGGGCGCCGACATCGTGCTGGATCCGACCGAGGACGGCCTGGTCGACCGGCTGCTGGAGGCCAGCGGGGGCATCGGTTTCCCGTCGGCGATCGACGCGGTCGGGTCGGCGGCGGTGCTGGAGACGGCCATCCCGGCACTGTCCCGCGGTGGCCGACTGCTCGTGTTCGGTGTCGCCCATCCCGATGCCCGGGCCAGCATCTCCCCCCACGACATCTACGCCCGCGAGCTCACCATCCTGGGTACGGCGCTCAACCCGTTCACCCATCGGCGGGCGGCCAACCTGGTCCATCAGCTGCCGCTCGACGAGCTGACGGTGGGCGACTTCCCGCTGGAACGGTTCGACGAGGCGCTGGCCGCCCAGCGTGCGGGTACGTACGACAAGGTCTTCATCACCCCGCAGGTGGCCCGATGA
- a CDS encoding SDR family oxidoreductase — protein sequence MTGPTAPQVFRVDGRVALVTGGAGGIGLAAARLLAGAGAQVWIGDLDPEIGAAAAAEVGGRFVPLDVSSTGSVDGAVDRIVADAGRLDIAVNCAGIRHLGSAAETVTDDEWSTVMDVNATGMFRSCRAEGRAMLAAGTGAIVNIASMSGHVVNRPQPQATYNASKAAVIMLTRSLAVEWATRGVRVNSISPGYIETALTARSRAIPERLDVWLQGTPMGRLGRPEEIAGAVFYLASDAASYVTGADLSVDGGYTAV from the coding sequence ATGACGGGGCCGACGGCACCACAGGTGTTCCGGGTGGACGGCCGGGTCGCCCTGGTCACCGGTGGCGCGGGCGGCATCGGCCTGGCTGCGGCCCGGTTGCTGGCCGGGGCGGGTGCCCAGGTCTGGATCGGCGACCTGGACCCGGAGATCGGCGCGGCGGCTGCGGCGGAGGTCGGCGGACGGTTCGTGCCGCTGGACGTGTCGTCCACCGGGTCGGTGGACGGGGCGGTCGACCGGATCGTCGCCGATGCGGGACGACTGGACATCGCGGTGAACTGCGCGGGCATCCGGCACCTCGGATCGGCCGCCGAGACCGTGACGGACGACGAGTGGTCCACCGTGATGGACGTCAACGCCACGGGCATGTTCCGTTCGTGCCGCGCCGAGGGACGGGCCATGCTCGCGGCCGGAACAGGAGCCATCGTCAACATCGCCTCCATGTCCGGGCACGTGGTCAACCGCCCGCAGCCGCAGGCCACCTACAACGCCTCCAAGGCGGCGGTGATCATGCTGACCAGGTCGCTCGCCGTGGAGTGGGCCACCCGCGGGGTCCGGGTGAACAGCATCTCGCCGGGCTACATCGAGACCGCCCTGACCGCCCGCAGCCGGGCCATCCCCGAGCGGCTCGACGTCTGGTTGCAGGGCACCCCGATGGGCCGCCTGGGCCGGCCCGAGGAGATCGCCGGCGCGGTGTTCTACCTGGCCTCGGACGCCGCCTCGTACGTCACCGGTGCCGACCTGTCCGTCGACGGCGGCTACACCGCGGTCTGA
- a CDS encoding cyclase family protein → MSNDRPRTIAELLGEDAPKNWGKWGPDDEVGSLNYLTPQEALRGAASIRTGQSFTLQVPIGRPGFPDPVHPSRSAAVRTSVSDEGFFRRGAEEPASGHHWADDRIDMFLQGSTQYDALGHLWYGGQIWNGYDAMTTDGELRKASILPIAERGVVGHGVLIDMARHHGKDSLERGESFSHVDLQEAARAQGVEIQPRDIIVIRTGWLGSYYRTTPEDFYADWNEPGLTWSRELVEWFQRMEIPNLVTDLVANEATWHESGVELPLHNALMRNLGVAFTEIVWLDDLAAACAADNRWDFLYTAAPLKVHGASGAPVNPVVIR, encoded by the coding sequence ATGTCGAACGACCGGCCGCGCACCATCGCAGAACTGCTCGGGGAGGACGCACCCAAGAACTGGGGCAAGTGGGGCCCGGACGACGAGGTCGGCAGTCTGAACTACCTGACTCCGCAGGAGGCCCTGCGCGGCGCGGCGTCGATCAGGACGGGCCAGTCGTTCACCCTGCAGGTCCCCATCGGCCGTCCCGGCTTCCCGGATCCCGTGCATCCCAGCCGGTCCGCCGCGGTGCGGACGTCGGTGTCCGACGAGGGCTTCTTCCGGCGCGGCGCGGAGGAGCCGGCCAGCGGGCACCACTGGGCCGACGACCGGATCGACATGTTCCTGCAGGGGTCCACCCAGTACGACGCGCTCGGGCACCTCTGGTACGGCGGGCAGATCTGGAACGGCTACGACGCGATGACCACCGACGGCGAACTGCGCAAGGCCTCCATCCTGCCCATCGCCGAACGCGGCGTGGTCGGCCACGGGGTCCTGATCGACATGGCCCGCCACCACGGCAAGGACTCCCTGGAGCGTGGCGAGAGCTTCTCGCACGTCGACCTGCAGGAGGCCGCCCGCGCCCAGGGGGTCGAGATCCAGCCCCGCGACATCATCGTCATCCGTACCGGATGGCTGGGCAGCTACTACCGGACCACGCCGGAGGACTTCTACGCGGACTGGAACGAGCCCGGGCTGACCTGGTCGCGCGAGCTCGTGGAGTGGTTCCAGCGCATGGAGATCCCAAACCTGGTCACCGATCTCGTCGCCAACGAGGCGACCTGGCACGAGTCCGGGGTCGAGCTCCCCCTGCACAACGCGCTCATGCGCAACCTGGGTGTCGCCTTCACCGAGATCGTCTGGCTCGATGACCTCGCCGCGGCGTGCGCGGCCGACAACCGATGGGACTTCCTCTACACCGCGGCCCCCCTCAAGGTGCACGGGGCCAGTGGTGCGCCGGTGAATCCCGTCGTCATCCGCTGA